One region of Triticum aestivum cultivar Chinese Spring chromosome 6B, IWGSC CS RefSeq v2.1, whole genome shotgun sequence genomic DNA includes:
- the LOC123133087 gene encoding uncharacterized protein: protein MVGVGMGSTKRGLVWCVGLLVAGLVLLAAEADFCSEDCRGKTHFLGCARRCRSQLEVLAAMAARLSDACQDFCHSHEHFDWCVRRCRFGPHLRLAAAGGESEEASGGGNDDLRATAAARIPDRCVFFCGDRVRVEDFNSCLFTCRTGAPVHHKFAGGGAGESTTQEEEEEEAPGGAVHVRAAAAQVQHEAAAAAQPMNTDPCEAYCKTHARDFPAKYDVCVRQCRSGGHPGGETMAQDEEAIRGSAVDVSAPAANEAVAAGARPMKNTDPCDDYCVEQTRYFPRPGQFFDCVEECHAGHGRLAGDGRSGILRRVKQES, encoded by the coding sequence ATGGTGGGTGTGGGTATGGGTTCCACAAAGCGTGGCCTTGTGTGGTGCGTCGGCCTGCTCGTCGCCGGGCTTGTCCTCCTGGCGGCGGAGGCAGATTTCTGCTCCGAGGACTGCCGTGGCAAGACCCATTTCTTGGGCTGTGCCCGTCGGTGCAGATCTCAGCTTGAGGttctggcggccatggcggcgcggctCTCGGATGCATGCCAGGACTTTTGCCATAGCCACGAGCACTTTGACTGGTGCGTCCGTCGCTGCCGGTTTGGGCCGCATCTTAGGCTTGCCGCTGCCGGTGGGGAATCAGAAGAAGCAAGCGGAGGAGGAAATGATGACctgagggcgacggcggcggcgaggatccCGGACAGATGCGTATTCTTCTGCGGTGACCGGGTCCGGGTGGAGGACTTCAACTCATGCCTCTTTACCTGCCGGACCGGAGCGCCCGTGCATCATAAGTTTGCCGGCGGTGGGGCCGGGGAATCAACgacacaagaagaagaagaagaagaagcgccagGAGGAGCGGTTCAtgtccgggcggcggcggcacagGTGCAGCATGAGGCTGCTGCTGCAGCACAGCCGATGAATACCGACCCGTGCGAGGCCTACTGCAAAACGCATGCTCGAGATTTTCCCGCCAAGTACGATGTCTGCGTGCGCCAGTGCCGTTCTGGTGGGCACCCAGGAGGGGAAACAATGGCACAAGATGAAGAAGCAATCCGAGGATCAGCAGTTGATGTCTCGGCGCCGGCGGCAAATGAGGCTGTCGCAGCAGGAGCACGGCCGATGAAAAATACCGACCCGTGCGATGACTACTGCGTGGAGCAAACTCGTTATTTTCCCAGGCCCGGGCAGTTCTTCGATTGCGTCGAGGAGTGCCACGCTGGTCACGGTAGGCTCGCCGGCGACGGCAGGAGTGGGATCCTCCGCCGCGTCAAGCAAGAATCATAG